TTTTTTGGTTCTGCTTTTGCCATTTTAAAAATGAATTGAAAAGCTGATTCAGGATTGTAATCTGTTAATGCTTGAATGCGTATTGTAACAGGGGTACCTCCGTTTTTCTTCATCTCTTTCACAACGAATTGGCTACAACGTAAGATTGCTGGACCACTCAATCCAAAGTGAGTAAAGAGCATATCCATTTTATGCATAATGATTGTTTTTCCTTTTTTATTTAAGACGGAAACTTCTGCATCTCGAAGGGCTAATCCTTGCAACTCTTTACTACGAATAAACGTCTCAGATGAAAGCAGTGGAACTTCGGTTGGAAAAAGTTCAGTAATTGTATGCCCTGCTTTTTCAGCCCAGGGGTAACCATCACCTGTAGAACCTGTTTGAGGGACTGCTTTTCCCCCAACTGCGACAACGACTGCACCCGCCTTGATTTCATGTCCGTCTTTTAGGCGAACACCAATAATTTTTTCTTCATTCATTAATAATTTTGCGACAGGGGTGTTTTGACGAATTTCAACTTTTAAACGATTTAGCTCATGAATCATGGCATCAACAACATCTTGTGCGCGATTTGAGACAGGGAACATACGACCGTGATCTTCTTCTTTTAATGCAACACCAAGACTTTCAAAAAAGGCGATTATATCTTCATTATTATAAATAGTAAATGGACTATATAAAAAACGCCCGTTTCCTGGTATATGTTTGACAATTTCGTCAATTGGTAGTCGATTTGTTACATTACAGCGACCACCTCCAGAAATTGCTAACTTACGACCTAATTTATGTCCTTTCTCAAGTAGCAGGACTTTCTTTTTTGCAGAACCAGCAGCAATCGCGGCCATTAAACCTGATGGACCACCGCCAATAATGATTACATCATACATTTAGGGGAACTCACTTTCTGTTTTTGAATTTATTATACACGAAGTACAGAAACTATTTGAGTAATTGAACAACGAGTTGTAATATAAAAATTAGTTTTATTAGATTTGGAAGGATTGGAAGGGTATTATGTCATCTTTAATGAAAGGGACTGCCATACTAACAATTGGCATGTTTTTATCGAAAGTACTTGGCCTCGTTTACATATTCCCGTTTTATGCCATAATTGGGCAGGAAAACGTGGCATTATATTCGTATGCCTATGTTCCATATACAATTATGCTATCGGTAGCGATCTCTGGTGCACCGATTGCAGTTTCAAAATTTGTAGCAAAATATAATAGTCTTGGTGATTATGAATCTGGACGTAAACTTGTTCGTTCTGGGTTACTTATAATGACGATTACAGGTTTTTTAACTTTCTTAGCCTTATATCTTTTAGCGGATCCAATCGCGCATTTAGTGATTAAAGATAAAGAACAAGTTTTTTCTGTCTCACAAATTGCAGGGGTTATTCGATGGATTAGTTTTGCCTTGATTGTTGTACCATTTATGAGCTTAGTCCGTGGCTTTTTCCAAGGCTATGATCATATGGAGCCAACAGCAATTTCACAATTAGTAGAGCAAATTATTCGCATTATTGCGTTATTAGTGGGTTCTTTTCTTGTTATGCGTGTCTTTAATGGTACAGCACAAACAGCCATTTCATTTGCAGTATTTTCAGCATTTATAGGCGCTATAGCAGGTTTAATCTCTCTTTGGTATTATTGGCGAAAGCTTCAGCCAGAGTTTAATCTAAAGTTGCAAAGTAGCGTATCATCTGGTCAACTATCTTATAAAAGTATTTATAAAGAAGTAATTACGTATTCTATTCCATATGTATTTGTAGGAATAGCAAATCCACTATTTCAACTAGTAGATATGCTAACCTTTAATACAGCAATGTCTAATATTGGATTGGCTAGAGTATCAGATGATTATCTAGGTATGTTAAACTTTACCACACAAAAAATAGTCATTATCCCTGTCATGCTTGCGACAGGTTTTTCAATGGCACTTGTACCTGCTATTACAAACTACTATACGAAAAACCAACGTGGTGCACTGATTAACGCTATGGATAAAACATATCAAATCTTGCTGTTTATCACGTTACCAGCAGTTGTTGGTATTTCACTTTTATCAACAGATATTTATCACTTACTCTATTCTGAAAGTGCAATGGGCTCAAGCATTTTAGCAACATATGCACCAGTTGCCATTTTGTTTGCGTTATTCCAAGTAACAGCAGCATTATTGCAAGGGATTGATTATCAAAAATGGATTGTATTTAGTCTTTTAACAGGTATATTAATAAAATTAGCCATTAATATTCCTTTGATTGAAGCATTCCAAACAAAAGGTGCTATTTTAGCAACAACAATTGGTTATGTTGTTTCAATCATTATTAACATGATTGTTTTAAAAAAGGCTCTAAATTATAAATCAAAAATGGTGATTAGACGTTCATTATTAATCATTGCATTAACAGTTGTTATGGCTGCTTTTGTTATTGTCGCACATAAAGTACTAGTGGTTATGTTTGGACCTGCACATTCAAAATTACTGGCACTTCTGTATATAGTTGTTTGTATTTCAGTTGCAGTTGCAATATATGCTTTCTTATCGCTCCGAATCGGACTTGCTCAAAAACTGTTAGGCTCTAAAATTGAAAAAATTGCAAGTAAATTTGGTTTGTAGGAGGTTGTTATGCGTTTAGATAAATTGTTATCCAATATGGGATATGGTTCAAGGAAAGACGTAAAAAAAT
This window of the Rummeliibacillus pycnus genome carries:
- a CDS encoding BaiN/RdsA family NAD(P)/FAD-dependent oxidoreductase — encoded protein: MYDVIIIGGGPSGLMAAIAAGSAKKKVLLLEKGHKLGRKLAISGGGRCNVTNRLPIDEIVKHIPGNGRFLYSPFTIYNNEDIIAFFESLGVALKEEDHGRMFPVSNRAQDVVDAMIHELNRLKVEIRQNTPVAKLLMNEEKIIGVRLKDGHEIKAGAVVVAVGGKAVPQTGSTGDGYPWAEKAGHTITELFPTEVPLLSSETFIRSKELQGLALRDAEVSVLNKKGKTIIMHKMDMLFTHFGLSGPAILRCSQFVVKEMKKNGGTPVTIRIQALTDYNPESAFQFIFKMAKAEPKKAVKNVWKGIVPERWLHFLMARADIEESLTGADLPAEKARHLASDLVGFEMKVNGTQPLEKAFVTGGGVSIKEIEPKTMASKKKNGLYFCGEILDIHGYTGGYNITSALVTGRIAGHNAAEYVQDRQ
- a CDS encoding putative polysaccharide biosynthesis protein translates to MSSLMKGTAILTIGMFLSKVLGLVYIFPFYAIIGQENVALYSYAYVPYTIMLSVAISGAPIAVSKFVAKYNSLGDYESGRKLVRSGLLIMTITGFLTFLALYLLADPIAHLVIKDKEQVFSVSQIAGVIRWISFALIVVPFMSLVRGFFQGYDHMEPTAISQLVEQIIRIIALLVGSFLVMRVFNGTAQTAISFAVFSAFIGAIAGLISLWYYWRKLQPEFNLKLQSSVSSGQLSYKSIYKEVITYSIPYVFVGIANPLFQLVDMLTFNTAMSNIGLARVSDDYLGMLNFTTQKIVIIPVMLATGFSMALVPAITNYYTKNQRGALINAMDKTYQILLFITLPAVVGISLLSTDIYHLLYSESAMGSSILATYAPVAILFALFQVTAALLQGIDYQKWIVFSLLTGILIKLAINIPLIEAFQTKGAILATTIGYVVSIIINMIVLKKALNYKSKMVIRRSLLIIALTVVMAAFVIVAHKVLVVMFGPAHSKLLALLYIVVCISVAVAIYAFLSLRIGLAQKLLGSKIEKIASKFGL